A window of Puntigrus tetrazona isolate hp1 chromosome 11, ASM1883169v1, whole genome shotgun sequence contains these coding sequences:
- the LOC122354262 gene encoding UPF0449 protein C19orf25 homolog — translation MNFGSKSKKRMVLPSRPDPPTVEQIMEDVNRACPSDPVFTVSHDSAEDLKANSNSSEVEKRYLQSRRYIELHERLQEERGSLTRRRDELRAAGESLEHSVMEVKRSAL, via the exons ATGAATTTTGGTTCCAAAAGCAAGAAGCGGATGGTGCTGCCATCCAGACCGGATCCGCCGACCGTGGAGCAGATCATGGAGGACGTGAACCGAGCCTGTCCTAGTGATCCGGTGTTCACCGTTTCACACGATTCTGCCGAAG ATCTGAAAGCCAATTCCAATAGCAGTGAAGTGGAGAAGAGATACCTGCAGAGCAGACGCTACATAGAGCTACATGAGCGATTGCAAGAGGAACGCGGCAGTCTCACGCGGCGGAGAGACGAGCTGCGTGCGGCCGGGGAGTCTCTAGAGCACAGTGTGATGGAGGTCAAGAGGAGCGCTCTGTGA
- the LOC122354343 gene encoding copine-5-like: MSAKTERPLLHAACYCIFPFPTEQTLLSAPLEFCGITCQALTYTGKEQRMRLGCLGLLSEKLARMVCMSAHVTHNRYHCTSSANYYRKMSVLRSCQRQRPGEVMGAEVWFGEKPSYGALDMDVLDTVWPYLAGFQIKGSLLCWKLFKMVPNCTEVHAKNSYEEMHHVETPTLNSVWNPMLNSRNKVCKFTSCSLRYFYLTFHFSFPFPCSLFLSFFLSTSQDCATMQFCANKLDKKDFFGRSDPFMVFYRSNEDGTFTICHKTEVVKNTLNPVWQPFTIPVRALCNGDYDRTIKVEVYDWDRDGSHDFIGEFTTSYRELARGQSQFNIYEVVNPKKKMKKKKYVNSGTVTLLSFSVESESTFLDYIKGGTQINFTVAIDFTASNGNPSQSTSLHYMNPYQMNAYALALKAVGEIIQDYDSDKMFPALGFGAKLPPDGRVSHEFPLNGNIENPYCNGIEGILEAYHQSLKTVQLYGPTNFAPVVNHVARYAAAVQDGSQYFVLLIITDGVISDMSQTKEAIVNVSITIKGGQVSKQYRLEKVQIATLFHFLVTSFLDCILTEMKS; the protein is encoded by the exons ATGTCAGCAAAAACAGAGCGCCCCCTCCTGCATGCGGCGTGCTACTGCATCTTCCCCTTTCCGACAGAACAGACCCTGCTGTCAGCTCCTTTGGAGTTCTGCGGTATCACGTGCCAAGCTTTAACCTACACAG GTAAGGAGCAGAGGATGAGGCTGGGCTGCCTTGGCCTCCTGTCTGAGAAACTAGCGAGGATGGTGTGCATGTCGGCACATGTCACGCATAACAGATATCACTGCACCAGCTCTGCAAACTACTACAGGAAA ATGAGTGTGCTGAGGTCATGCCAGAGACAGAGACCAGGTGAAGTCATGGGCGCAGAGGTGTGGTTTGGAGAGAAACCA AGTTATGGAGCATTAGACATGGATGTGTTGGATACTGTTTGGCCGTATCTAGCAGGATTTCAGATCAAAGGAAGCCTGCTTTGCTGGAAGCTGTTTAAGATGGTACCCAACTGTACTGAG GTACATGCAAAGAACAGCTATGAGGAAATGCACCATGTGGAGACCCCTACGCTTAATAGCGTGTGGAACCCTATGCTTAATAGCAGAAATAAGGTTTGCAA ATTCACTAGCTGCTCTCTGCGCTATTTCTATCTTACCTTCCATTTTTCCTTCCCTTTCCCttgttctttgtttctttcattctttctctcaACCTCTCAGGACTGTGCAACAATGCAGTTCTGTGCCAATAAGCTGGATAAGAAAGACTTCTTTGGCCGCTCTGACCCGTTCATGGTGTTCTACAGAAGTAATGAGGACGGAAC gtTCACTATCTGCCATAAAACTGAAGTGGTAAAGAATACATTGAACCCTGTCTGGCAGCCGTTCACCATTCCTGTGAGAGCGCTGTGCAATGGAGATTATGACAG AACAATCAAAGTGGAGGTGTATGATTGGGATCGTGATGGCAG CCATGATTTCATCGGTGAATTCACCACCAGCTACAGAGAGTTAGCCAGAGGCCAGAGCCAGTTCAACATATATGAG GTGGTGAATCcaaagaagaagatgaagaagaagaaatatgtAAATTCTGGCACG GTGACACTGCTGTCGTTCTCAGTGGAATCGGAGTCGACTTTCCTCGATTACATCAAAGGAGG GACCCAGATCAATTTCACTGTGGCCATTGATTTCACCGCCTCTAACG GAAATCCATCCCAGTCCACTTCTCTTCATTACATGAATCCATACCAGATGAACGCCTACGCCCTGGCACTGAAGGCTGTGGGGGAAATCATCCAGGACTATGACAGTGACAAGATGTTCCCTGCACTGGGATTTGGAGCCAAGCTGCCCCCCGATGGACGGGTGTCTCATGAGTTCCCCCTA AACGGCAATATTGAAAATCCATACTGTAATGGTATTGAGGGGATATTAGAGGCATACCATCAAAGTCTAAAGACCGTCCAACTATACGGACCTACTAACTTTGCCCCTGTTGTAAATCATGTGGCCAG GTACGCAGCTGCAGTCCAGGACGGCTCACAGTATTTTGTGCTCCTCATCATCACAGATGGGGTTATATCAGATATGTCACAGACCAAAGAGGCCATCGTGAATGTGAGTATAACCATTAAAGGAGGACAAGTGTCCAAGCAGTACAGGCTGGAGAAAGTCCAGATTGCCACTCTGTTCCACTTCCTTGTTACTTCCTTTTTAGACTGCATactaactgaaatgaaatcataG